A single genomic interval of Osmerus eperlanus chromosome 14, fOsmEpe2.1, whole genome shotgun sequence harbors:
- the wdr17 gene encoding WD repeat-containing protein 17 isoform X3 translates to MSQVKQVGLLAAGCQPWNKDVCAASGDRFAYCATLAIYIYQLDHRYNEFKLRSIMSEHKKTITAISWCPHNGEVFASASADNLLIVWNVAEQKAVARLDNTKGIPASVSWCWNAGEGVAFVSHRGPLYIWVTSGPDTGVTVHKEAHSFLSDICLFRWHPVKKGKVVFGHTDGSLSIFQPGTKNQKHVLRPESLEGTDEEDPVTALEWDPLSTDYLLVANLHNGIRLVDSESLTCITSFTFPSAAASVQCLAWVPSAPGMFITGDSQVGVLRIWNVSRSTSLDNFKLKKTGFHALHVLNSPPAKKTLGSPTKSLHMSSTSEAVPPPTLSQNQAFSLPPGHAVCCFMDGGVGLYNMGAKKWDFLRDLGHVETIFDCKFKPDDPNLLATASFDGTIKVWDINTLTAVYTSPGNEGVVYSLSWAPGDLNCIAGATSRNGAFIWDVKKGKMITRFNEHGKNGIFCIAWSHKDSKRIATCSGDGFCIIRTIDGKILHKYKHPSAVFGCDWSQNNKDMIATGCEDKNVRVYYLATSSDQPLKVFTGHLAKVFHVRWSPLREGILCSGSDDGTVRIWDYTQDACINVLSGHTAPVRGLMWNTEVPYLLTSGSWDYTIRVWDTRDGTCLDTVYDHGADVYGLTCHPSRPFTMASCSRDSTVRLWSLTPLIGPLLVNILTDRPWDNIIGNTDRAMVPGALPLLCGKVCRDIKQDLDKLTSEVASRKLRCFSECFSPPGGSHNLWDLVAVIMGQDDSLLPQSYGKSIMHMKHLVRFKTSEAQELTIVKMSKFGGGIGAPSKEERLRSAAEIHLRLGQTQRYCELMVELGEWDKALSVAPGVSMKYWKKLMQRRADQLMEEENHDVIPYCIATGDVRKLVTFFTSRGQLKEALLVTQGACEGNIHVPHTSSINHTVTPETDDLEAYHGLLHKVCKELAEWYFQDGRAVLAACCHLAVDNIELAMANLIRGNELELAVCVGAVLGEPANQATHYVLELLARKYMTMPTWDLAADLLHMIPDNQLLLAKLCAFYPGSTADINQLHKRCGLPPVEECESLAEAALSEGDVFNAVRFHLLSATPEDALSIGIAHVKEQLSGSDWTVESVHPILDLLSYIRTDRLILAKCTEQRSELLILCGYVGALLAIRRQYCSIVPALYEYTSQLMKRREVCVPLQIKQLSVELEAWRACTHTLNTPPDEAPSTPPSEAQRVEFSQLQIRIQGTGLLWLEGPDYVTGSNLPSHSDVQVSCFTGNRIQGPVFFLEDGKSSISLNDALMWAKVNPFSPLGTGVRINPF, encoded by the exons ATGTCCCAGGTCAAGCAGGTGGGTCTGCTAGCTGCAGGCTGCCAGCCCTGGAACAAAGATGTGTGTGCTGCCAGTGGAGACCGCTTTGCCTACTGTGCCACCCTGGCCATCTACAtataccag TTGGACCACAGGTATAATGAGTTCAAGCTGCGCTCCATCATGTCGGAGCATAAGAAGACCATCACGGCCATCTCCTGGTGTCCTCACAACGGTGAGGTGTTTGCCAGCGCCAGCGCCGACAACCTCCTCATCGTGTGGAACGTGGCGGAGCAGAAGGCCGTGGCGCGGCTGGACAACACCAAAG GCATCCCAGCGTCCGTAAGCTGGTGCTGGAACGCCGGGGAAGGCGTAGCGTTCGTGTCACACCGCGGGCCACTTTACATCTGGGTGACAAGCGGGCCGGACACCGGTGTCACCGTCCACAAGGAGGCGCACAGCTTCCTGTCCGACATATGTCTGTTCCGCTGGCATCCTGTCAAGAAGGGCAAGGTGGTGTTCGGACACACAGACGGCAGTCTGTCCATCTTTCAACCAG GGACTAAGAACCAAAAGCACGTGTTGCGTCCGGAGTCTTTGGAGGGGACGGACGAGGAGGACCCAGTGACGGCGTTGGAGTGGGACCCACTCTCCACAGACTACCTCCTGGTGGCCAATTTGCACAACGGCATCCGATTGGTGGACTCCGAGTCGCTGACCTGTATCACTTCCTTCACCTTCCCAAGCGCCGCTGCCTCCGTGCAGTGTCTGGCCTGGGTACCCAGCGCCCCGGGAATGTTCATCACTGGAG ACTCCCAGGTGGGGGTTCTGAGGATATGGAATGTGTCCCGGTCGACTTCTCTGGACAACTTCAAGCTGAAGAAGACCGGCTTCCACGCACTGCACGTCCTGAACTCCCCGCCCGCCAAGAAAA CGCTGGGCTCCCCCACAAAAAGCCTGCACATGTCATCCACCAGCGAGGCGGTGCCGCCCCCGACCCTGTCCCAGAACCAGGCCTTCTCTCTGCCGCCCGGACACGCGGTCTGCTGCTTCATGGACGGGGGGGTGGGACTCTACAACATGGGGGCCAAGAAGTGGGATTTCCTCAGAGACCTG GGTCATGTTGAGACCATATTCGACTGTAAGTTCAAGCCGGACGACCCTAACCTACTGGCCACAGCTTCGTTTGACGGAACCATCAAGGTTTGGGACATCAACACATTGACTGCTGTCTACACATCGCCTGGCAACGAGGGCGTGGTCTATTCACTGTCCTGGGCCcctg GAGACCTGAACTGTATAGCGGGAGCTACGTCTCGCAACGGAGCGTTCATCTGGGACGTGAAGAAAGGCAAGATGATCACACGCTTCAATGAG CATGGGAAGAATGGAATCTTCTGTATCGCATGGAGTCACAAGGACTCAAAGAGGATCGCCACATGCAGTGGAGATGGATTTTG CATAATTCGGACCATCGATGGAAAGATCCTTCACAAGTACAAACACCCTTCTGCTGTGTTTGGCTGTGACTGGAGCCAGAACAACAA ggacATGATAGCGACAGGCTGTGAGGATAAGAATGTGCGTGTGTACTACCTGGCCACCAGCTCTGACCAGCCTCTCAAGGTCTTTACCGGCCACCTGGCCAAGGTCTTCCACGTCCGCTGGTCTCCCCTGCGAGAGGGCATCCTGTGCTCCGGCTCTGACGACGG GACGGTACGTATCTGGGACTACACGCAGGACGCGTGCATCAACGTGCTGAGCGGCCATACGGCGCCGGTCCGCGGCCTGATGTGGAACACGGAGGTTCCGTACCTGCTGACCTCAGGGTCGTGGGACTACACCATCAGAGTGTGGGACACCCGGGACGGGACCTGCCTGGACACCGTCTACGACCACGGGGCAGACGTCTACG GCCTGACATGCCATCCCAGCAGGCCCTTCACCATGGCGTCCTGCTCCAGAGACTCCACAGTCCGGCTGTGGTCGCTGACGCCTCTGATAGGCCCGCTGCTGGTCAACATCCTCACTGACCGCCCCTGGGACAACATTATCGGCAACACTG ACAGAGCCATGGTACCAGGAGCGCTCCCACTGCTGTGTGGGAAGGTGTGCAGAGACATCAAGCAGGACCTGGACAAGCTGACCAGCGAGGTGGCGTCCAGGAAGCTTCGCTGCTTCTCCGAGTGCTTCTCA CCTCCGGGGGGCAGTCATAACCTGTGGGACCTGGTGGCGGTGATCATGGGGCAGGACGACAGCCTGCTGCCTCAGAGCTATGGCAAGAGCATCATGCACATGAAACACCTGGTCCGCTTCAAGACT TCCGAGGCTCAGGAGTTGACCATAGTGAAGATGTCTAAGTTTGGAGGAGGCATCGGCGCCCCCAGCAAGGAGGAGCGTCTGAGGAGCGCAGCAGAGATCCACCTGAGACTGGGCCAGACCCAGAGATACTGTGAGCTCATGGTGGAGCTGGGAGAG tGGGACAAGGCCTTATCTGTGGCTCCAGGAGTATCTATGAAATACTGGAAGAAACTCATGCAGAG GAGAGCTGACCAGTTGATGGAAGAGGAGAACCATGATGTCATTCCGTACTGCATCGCCACGGGTGACGTTAGGAAGCTAGTGACCTTCTTCACCTCCAGAGGTCAGCTGAAGGAGGCGTTGCTGGTCACCCAG GGAGCGTGTGAAGGCAACATCCACGTGCCGCACACTTCCTCTATCAATCACACCGTTACCCCGGAgacagatgacctggaagcctaCCATGG GCTGCTACACAAGGTGTGTAAGGAGCTGGCGGAGTGGTATTTTCAAGATGGCCGGGCAGTTCTGGCAGCCTGCTGCCACTTGGCTGTGGACAACATTGAG ctAGCTATGGCCAATCTGATCAGAGGGAATGAGTTGgaactggctgtgtgtgttggggcggTCCTCGGAGAACCAGCCAATCAGGCCACGCACTACGTCCTCGAGCTATTGGCCAGAAAATACATGACCATGCCCACATG GGATCTGGCCGCTGACCTGCTCCACATGATCCCAGATAACCAGCTCCTATTGGCCAAGCTGTGTGCCTTCTACCCTGGCAGCACAGCCGACATCAACCAGCTTCACAAGAGA TGTGGCCTGCCCCCTGTGGAGGAGTGTGAGAGTCTGGCAGAAGCAGCTCTCTCTGAGGGAGATGTCTTCAACGCTGTCAGGTTCCACCTGCTCAGTGCCACGCCAGAGGATGCACTGTCCATAGGCATAGCACACGTCAAGG AGCAGCTGAGTGGTTCTGATTGGACGGTAGAGTCTGTCCATCCCATCCTGGATCTGCTGAGCTACATTAGGACAGACCGCCTCATTCTGGCTAAGTGTACTGA aCAGCGTAGTGAGCTATTGATTCTGTGTGGTTATGTTGGGGCATTGCTGGCCATCAGGAGACAGTACTGCAGCATCGTACCAGCTCTGTATGAATATACCAG ccagctgatgaagaggagggaggtgtgtgttcctctgcagATCAAGCAGCTGTCAGTCGAGCTGGAGGCCTGgagagcctgcacacacaccctcaacac ACCTCCAGATGaggcccccagcacccccccgtCGGAGGCCCAGAGGGTGGAGTTCTCTCAGCTGCAGATCCGTATCCAGGGGACGGGGCTCCTGTGGCTGGAGGGGCCGGACTACGTGACAGGCTCCAACCTCCCCAGCCACTCTGACGTCCAAGTCTCCTGCTTCACTGGCAACAGGATACAG ggtcCAGTGTTTTTCCTGGAGGACGGGAAGTCATCCATCTCTCTGAACGATGCTCTGATGTGGGCCAAGGTGAACCCCTTCTCTCCACTCGGAACAGGAGTACGCATCAACCCCTTCTAG
- the wdr17 gene encoding WD repeat-containing protein 17 isoform X4: protein MSQVKQVGLLAAGCQPWNKDVCAASGDRFAYCATLAIYIYQLDHRYNEFKLRSIMSEHKKTITAISWCPHNGEVFASASADNLLIVWNVAEQKAVARLDNTKGIPASVSWCWNAGEGVAFVSHRGPLYIWVTSGPDTGVTVHKEAHSFLSDICLFRWHPVKKGKVVFGHTDGSLSIFQPGTKNQKHVLRPESLEGTDEEDPVTALEWDPLSTDYLLVANLHNGIRLVDSESLTCITSFTFPSAAASVQCLAWVPSAPGMFITGDSQVGVLRIWNVSRSTSLDNFKLKKTGFHALHVLNSPPAKKTLGSPTKSLHMSSTSEAVPPPTLSQNQAFSLPPGHAVCCFMDGGVGLYNMGAKKWDFLRDLGHVETIFDCKFKPDDPNLLATASFDGTIKVWDINTLTAVYTSPGNEGVVYSLSWAPGDLNCIAGATSRNGAFIWDVKKGKMITRFNEHGKNGIFCIAWSHKDSKRIATCSGDGFCIIRTIDGKILHKYKHPSAVFGCDWSQNNKDMIATGCEDKNVRVYYLATSSDQPLKVFTGHLAKVFHVRWSPLREGILCSGSDDGTVRIWDYTQDACINVLSGHTAPVRGLMWNTEVPYLLTSGSWDYTIRVWDTRDGTCLDTVYDHGADVYGLTCHPSRPFTMASCSRDSTVRLWSLTPLIGPLLVNILTDRPWDNIIGNTDRAMVPGALPLLCGKVCRDIKQDLDKLTSEVASRKLRCFSECFSPPGGSHNLWDLVAVIMGQDDSLLPQSYGKSIMHMKHLVRFKTSEAQELTIVKMSKFGGGIGAPSKEERLRSAAEIHLRLGQTQRYCELMVELGEWDKALSVAPGVSMKYWKKLMQRRADQLMEEENHDVIPYCIATGDVRKLVTFFTSRGQLKEALLVTQGACEGNIHVPHTSSINHTVTPETDDLEAYHGLLHKVCKELAEWYFQDGRAVLAACCHLAVDNIELAMANLIRGNELELAVCVGAVLGEPANQATHYVLELLARKYMTMPTCFPSVGNRDLAADLLHMIPDNQLLLAKLCAFYPGSTADINQLHKRCGLPPVEECESLAEAALSEGDVFNAVRFHLLSATPEDALSIGIAHVKEQLSGSDWTVESVHPILDLLSYIRTDRLILAKCTEQRSELLILCGYVGALLAIRRQYCSIVPALYEYTSQLMKRREVCVPLQIKQLSVELEAWRACTHTLNTSVTHTHITYIASVIHLTPNNMCCVFAYVLVPICLCVCMFV from the exons ATGTCCCAGGTCAAGCAGGTGGGTCTGCTAGCTGCAGGCTGCCAGCCCTGGAACAAAGATGTGTGTGCTGCCAGTGGAGACCGCTTTGCCTACTGTGCCACCCTGGCCATCTACAtataccag TTGGACCACAGGTATAATGAGTTCAAGCTGCGCTCCATCATGTCGGAGCATAAGAAGACCATCACGGCCATCTCCTGGTGTCCTCACAACGGTGAGGTGTTTGCCAGCGCCAGCGCCGACAACCTCCTCATCGTGTGGAACGTGGCGGAGCAGAAGGCCGTGGCGCGGCTGGACAACACCAAAG GCATCCCAGCGTCCGTAAGCTGGTGCTGGAACGCCGGGGAAGGCGTAGCGTTCGTGTCACACCGCGGGCCACTTTACATCTGGGTGACAAGCGGGCCGGACACCGGTGTCACCGTCCACAAGGAGGCGCACAGCTTCCTGTCCGACATATGTCTGTTCCGCTGGCATCCTGTCAAGAAGGGCAAGGTGGTGTTCGGACACACAGACGGCAGTCTGTCCATCTTTCAACCAG GGACTAAGAACCAAAAGCACGTGTTGCGTCCGGAGTCTTTGGAGGGGACGGACGAGGAGGACCCAGTGACGGCGTTGGAGTGGGACCCACTCTCCACAGACTACCTCCTGGTGGCCAATTTGCACAACGGCATCCGATTGGTGGACTCCGAGTCGCTGACCTGTATCACTTCCTTCACCTTCCCAAGCGCCGCTGCCTCCGTGCAGTGTCTGGCCTGGGTACCCAGCGCCCCGGGAATGTTCATCACTGGAG ACTCCCAGGTGGGGGTTCTGAGGATATGGAATGTGTCCCGGTCGACTTCTCTGGACAACTTCAAGCTGAAGAAGACCGGCTTCCACGCACTGCACGTCCTGAACTCCCCGCCCGCCAAGAAAA CGCTGGGCTCCCCCACAAAAAGCCTGCACATGTCATCCACCAGCGAGGCGGTGCCGCCCCCGACCCTGTCCCAGAACCAGGCCTTCTCTCTGCCGCCCGGACACGCGGTCTGCTGCTTCATGGACGGGGGGGTGGGACTCTACAACATGGGGGCCAAGAAGTGGGATTTCCTCAGAGACCTG GGTCATGTTGAGACCATATTCGACTGTAAGTTCAAGCCGGACGACCCTAACCTACTGGCCACAGCTTCGTTTGACGGAACCATCAAGGTTTGGGACATCAACACATTGACTGCTGTCTACACATCGCCTGGCAACGAGGGCGTGGTCTATTCACTGTCCTGGGCCcctg GAGACCTGAACTGTATAGCGGGAGCTACGTCTCGCAACGGAGCGTTCATCTGGGACGTGAAGAAAGGCAAGATGATCACACGCTTCAATGAG CATGGGAAGAATGGAATCTTCTGTATCGCATGGAGTCACAAGGACTCAAAGAGGATCGCCACATGCAGTGGAGATGGATTTTG CATAATTCGGACCATCGATGGAAAGATCCTTCACAAGTACAAACACCCTTCTGCTGTGTTTGGCTGTGACTGGAGCCAGAACAACAA ggacATGATAGCGACAGGCTGTGAGGATAAGAATGTGCGTGTGTACTACCTGGCCACCAGCTCTGACCAGCCTCTCAAGGTCTTTACCGGCCACCTGGCCAAGGTCTTCCACGTCCGCTGGTCTCCCCTGCGAGAGGGCATCCTGTGCTCCGGCTCTGACGACGG GACGGTACGTATCTGGGACTACACGCAGGACGCGTGCATCAACGTGCTGAGCGGCCATACGGCGCCGGTCCGCGGCCTGATGTGGAACACGGAGGTTCCGTACCTGCTGACCTCAGGGTCGTGGGACTACACCATCAGAGTGTGGGACACCCGGGACGGGACCTGCCTGGACACCGTCTACGACCACGGGGCAGACGTCTACG GCCTGACATGCCATCCCAGCAGGCCCTTCACCATGGCGTCCTGCTCCAGAGACTCCACAGTCCGGCTGTGGTCGCTGACGCCTCTGATAGGCCCGCTGCTGGTCAACATCCTCACTGACCGCCCCTGGGACAACATTATCGGCAACACTG ACAGAGCCATGGTACCAGGAGCGCTCCCACTGCTGTGTGGGAAGGTGTGCAGAGACATCAAGCAGGACCTGGACAAGCTGACCAGCGAGGTGGCGTCCAGGAAGCTTCGCTGCTTCTCCGAGTGCTTCTCA CCTCCGGGGGGCAGTCATAACCTGTGGGACCTGGTGGCGGTGATCATGGGGCAGGACGACAGCCTGCTGCCTCAGAGCTATGGCAAGAGCATCATGCACATGAAACACCTGGTCCGCTTCAAGACT TCCGAGGCTCAGGAGTTGACCATAGTGAAGATGTCTAAGTTTGGAGGAGGCATCGGCGCCCCCAGCAAGGAGGAGCGTCTGAGGAGCGCAGCAGAGATCCACCTGAGACTGGGCCAGACCCAGAGATACTGTGAGCTCATGGTGGAGCTGGGAGAG tGGGACAAGGCCTTATCTGTGGCTCCAGGAGTATCTATGAAATACTGGAAGAAACTCATGCAGAG GAGAGCTGACCAGTTGATGGAAGAGGAGAACCATGATGTCATTCCGTACTGCATCGCCACGGGTGACGTTAGGAAGCTAGTGACCTTCTTCACCTCCAGAGGTCAGCTGAAGGAGGCGTTGCTGGTCACCCAG GGAGCGTGTGAAGGCAACATCCACGTGCCGCACACTTCCTCTATCAATCACACCGTTACCCCGGAgacagatgacctggaagcctaCCATGG GCTGCTACACAAGGTGTGTAAGGAGCTGGCGGAGTGGTATTTTCAAGATGGCCGGGCAGTTCTGGCAGCCTGCTGCCACTTGGCTGTGGACAACATTGAG ctAGCTATGGCCAATCTGATCAGAGGGAATGAGTTGgaactggctgtgtgtgttggggcggTCCTCGGAGAACCAGCCAATCAGGCCACGCACTACGTCCTCGAGCTATTGGCCAGAAAATACATGACCATGCCCACATG CTTCCCCTCAGTAGGAAACAG GGATCTGGCCGCTGACCTGCTCCACATGATCCCAGATAACCAGCTCCTATTGGCCAAGCTGTGTGCCTTCTACCCTGGCAGCACAGCCGACATCAACCAGCTTCACAAGAGA TGTGGCCTGCCCCCTGTGGAGGAGTGTGAGAGTCTGGCAGAAGCAGCTCTCTCTGAGGGAGATGTCTTCAACGCTGTCAGGTTCCACCTGCTCAGTGCCACGCCAGAGGATGCACTGTCCATAGGCATAGCACACGTCAAGG AGCAGCTGAGTGGTTCTGATTGGACGGTAGAGTCTGTCCATCCCATCCTGGATCTGCTGAGCTACATTAGGACAGACCGCCTCATTCTGGCTAAGTGTACTGA aCAGCGTAGTGAGCTATTGATTCTGTGTGGTTATGTTGGGGCATTGCTGGCCATCAGGAGACAGTACTGCAGCATCGTACCAGCTCTGTATGAATATACCAG ccagctgatgaagaggagggaggtgtgtgttcctctgcagATCAAGCAGCTGTCAGTCGAGCTGGAGGCCTGgagagcctgcacacacaccctcaacacgtcagtgacacacacacacatcacatacataGCCTCAGTTAT ccatctgacccccaataACATGTGTTGTGTTTTTGCATACGTGTTGGTacctatatgtttgtgtgtgtgcatgtttgtgtga